One window of the Eucalyptus grandis isolate ANBG69807.140 chromosome 6, ASM1654582v1, whole genome shotgun sequence genome contains the following:
- the LOC104449876 gene encoding ras-related protein Rab7 → MASRRRMLLKVIILGDSGVGKTSLMNQYVNRKFSNQYKATIGADFLTKEVQFEDRLFTLQIWDTAGQERFQSLGVAFYRGADCCVLVYDVNVMKSFDNLNNWREEFLLQASPSDPENFPFVVLGNKIDVDGGNSRVVSEKKAKAWCASKGNIPYFETSAKEGFNVEAAFECIAKNALKNEPEEEIYLPDTIDVTGGGRQQRSTGCEC, encoded by the exons ATGGCATCTCGCAGGCGCATGCTGCTCAAGGTCATCATCCTCGGCGACAGCGG GGTCGGGAAGACGTCTCTCATGAACCA GTACGTCAACCGCAAGTTCAGTAACCAGTACAAGGCGACCATTGGAGCTGATTTCTTGACGAAGGAAGTTCAGTTTGAAGATCGATTGTTCACATTGCAG ATATGGGATACTGCTGGGCAAGAAAGGTTCCAGAGTCTGGGTGTGGCTTTTTACCGAGGTGCAGACTGCTGCGTCCTTGTTTATGATGTGAATGTCATGAAATCATTTGATAATCTTAACAACTGGAGGGAAGAGTTTCTACTTCAG GCCAGCCCATCAGACCCTGAAAACTTTCCATTCGTCGTGTTGGGGAACAAGATAGATGTTGATGGTGGTAATAGTCGTGTG GTTtctgaaaagaaagcaaaggcTTGGTGTGCTTCTAAGGGAAACATCCCTTATTTCGAGACATCTGCAAAAGAAGGATTCAACGTGGAGGCTGCATTTGAGTGTATAGCTAAAAATGCTTTGAAGAATGAACCTGAAGAAGAAAT ATACCTTCCCGACACCATTGACGTCACTGGTGGTGGACGGCAGCAGAGATCTACTGGCTGTGAATGTTGA
- the LOC104452023 gene encoding uncharacterized protein LOC104452023: MDAGDDESSPSLKLDELVPPRLEDAGLEDCALPLESIQLAFLKAAAAAAADDDDDADDDADGSDAPGGDDRLDGPRPYANGDSGVVAAGALSEPDGPADDAAGPCSRGDGGELEARVDEAEGSPVQEMQKLEIGKSVSDLKSSR; encoded by the coding sequence ATGGACGCGGGGGACGATGAATCGTCGCCATCTCTCAAGCTGGACGAACTCGTTCCTCCACGCCTCGAAGACGCGGGCCTCGAAGATTGCGCGCTGCCTCTCGAATCCATCCAGCTGGCATTCCTcaaagccgccgccgccgccgccgccgacgacgacgacgacgccgacgacgacgccgacggATCCGACGCTCCCGGAGGCGACGATCGCCTCGACGGCCCGCGCCCCTACGCCAACGGCGACTCCGGTGTCGTGGCTGCTGGGGCTCTGTCCGAGCCCGACGGACCCGCGGATGACGCGGCGGGTCCTTGTTCGAGAGGCGACGGGGGCGAGTTGGAGGCGCGCGTGGACGAGGCGGAGGGTTCGCCGGTGCAGGAAATGCAGAAGTTGGAGATTGGGAAGAGCGTGAGCGATTTGAAATCTTCGCGATGA
- the LOC104449877 gene encoding sulfite exporter TauE/SafE family protein 3, whose product MAGTGKEWWSWRCFAMIVIISLVGASVFVSAKEDGRKEGPSSRKSESKMDLAKAVLNFLWQKGKLGYTRVWPEMEFGWKIVVGSIIGFFGAAFGSVGGVGGGGIFVPMLTLIIGFDAKSSTAISKCMIMGAAASTVYYNLKLRHPTLELPIIDYDLALLFQPMLVLGISIGVAFNVIFADWMITVLLIILFLGTSTKAFLKGVETWKKETILKKEAARRLETNGNAAEEAEYSPLPGEPDNGNETESKETKRTEAPIRENVYWKELGLLVLVWVAILALEIGKNYTTTCSALYWVLNLLQIPVAFGVSGYEAYNLYTGRRVIASRGEVAANWKISQLVMYCAFGIAAGMVGGLLGLGGGFILGPLFLELGIPPQVSSATATFAMTFSSSMSVVEYYLLKRFPVPYALYFVAVATIAAFTGQHVVRRIIAILGRASLIIFILAFTIFVSAISLGGVGIVNMIEDIENKEYMGFEDLCSADS is encoded by the exons ATGGCTGGGACTGGAAAAGAATGGTGGAGTTGGAGATGTTTTGCGATGATAGTGATTATATCTCTTGTTGGAGCTTCAGTCTTTGTTTCGGCAAAAGAAGATGGTAGAAAAGAAGGTCCAAGTAGCAGAAAGAGTGAATCTAAAATGGATCTCGCCAAGGCTGTACTCAATTTCTTATGGCAAAAGGGAAAATTGGGTTATACGCGTGTTTGGCCG GAAATGGAATTCGGCTGGAAGATTGTGGTCGGATCGATAATTGGATTTTTTGGAGCAGCATTTGGGAGTGTGGGGGGAGTTGGGGGCGGTGGCATTTTTGTTCCCATGCTCACTTTGATCATTGGTTTCGATGCCAAGTCGTCAACAGCTATATCGAAAT GTATGATCATGGGTGCAGCAGCATCTACCGTTTACTACAACCTTAAGTTGAGGCATCCCACACTTGAACTGCCAATCATTGACTATGACTTGGCACTTCTTTTCCAGCCAATGTTGGTGCTTGGAATCAGCATTGGAGTCGCCTTCAATGTCATATTTGCCGACTGGATGATCACAGTTTTGTTAATCATTCTTTTCTTAG GCACCTCAACAAAAGCTTTCTTGAAAGGTGTGGAAacttggaaaaaagaaacaatactCAAGAAG GAGGCTGCTAGACGACTGGAAACAAACG GGAATGCAGCTGAGGAAGCGGAGTACAGCCCTCTACCAGGAGAGCCAGATAATGGCAATGAGACAGAAAGCAAGGAAACCAAAAGAACTGAG GCTCCTATTCGGGAGAATGTATACTGGAAGGAACTGGGGCTTCTCGTACTTGTCTGGGTCGCCATACTTGCATTGGAAATCGGAAAG AATTACACAACCACCTGTTCAGCTCTATACTGGGTTTTAAATCTTCTGCAG ATACCGGTCGCTTTTGGAGTTTCTGGGTATGAGGCATATAACTTGTACACAGGGCGGAGAGTGATAGCTTCCAGAGGCGAAGTGGCGGCTAACTGGAAAATAAGCCAGCTAGTCATGTATTGTGCCTTTGGCATAGCAGCGGGTATGGTTGGTGGATTGCTTGGTCTAGGTGGAGGATTCATTTTGGGGCCACTTTTTCTTGAGCTGGGAATCCCTCCTCAG GTCTCAAGCGCCACAGCCACTTTTGCCATGACATTTTCCTCATCCATGTCCGTTGTAGAATATTATCTCCTGAAGCGTTTCCCAGTTCCCTATG CTCTCTACTTTGTGGCAGTGGCAACAATTGCTGCCTTCACTGGGCAACACGTTGTCAGAAGGATAATAGCCATTCTAGGGCGAGCatctttgattattttcatCCTCGCCTTCACAATTTTCGTGAGTGCGATATCACTAG GTGGGGTCGGCATAGTGAACATGATCGAGGACATAGAGAATAAAGAGTACATGGGATTCGAGGACCTGTGCTCAGCGGATTCTTGA